Proteins encoded together in one Triticum dicoccoides isolate Atlit2015 ecotype Zavitan chromosome 7B, WEW_v2.0, whole genome shotgun sequence window:
- the LOC119337778 gene encoding uncharacterized protein LOC119337778, translated as MAARSDDPDVSPESSSPAAAAGGEIWGTLEELLLACAVSRHGTASWESVALEVQSRSPSAAARLTPTSCRLRFRLLHRRFAAVADEDGGGEPDPNAAVSDAWVDELRKLRVAELRREVERYDLSIGSLQSKVKRLKEERERSLSGETTPAFKDERETGNESPEEAGGENGLSGEASARSCKESNSSDLKPPPGHDSGGAAADGDAEAKDEPAAGDMAAKDEASGESAAGSKEADAVKESSDVQSSASPSHKRRRRLRKVGGGDLASTSAPVPLPAAEAEPLLAFLESVRTSKSGAVFERRLESQESGKYKGTIRRHVDLEMIGSRLESGGAAGGPDSACYASASEFFRDLLLLCANALVFFPRGSPEHAAATRTRALVSKRISATLQRDGLETVGKAAALVGGGSSAGGAKKAKADAEVAGSLLEKAAPIIVCRKRSSIAKAAAANKEKVEKEDTDEDEEFDEGKKKGNAKDKARGMRTNKGRAPVRNAAPNQKTGKALEGAAADERTKKSDKMGGSGSGGKAAAAAAAAGGVIKKRNAVDFLKRMKQNSVPSTERVSLLETLKLSATEQKKAAKADGRKEPGSSSGSKKAAETASGGRRSVGRPPKRAAAPPTPPPSKRVKDDRPTRKRGKK; from the exons atggcggCCAGATCGGACGATCCCGATGTCTCGCCGGAGTcgtcgtcgccggcggcggcggccggcggcgagatCTGGGGGACTCTCGAGGAGCTGCTGCTGGCGTGCGCCGTGAGTCGCCACGGCACCGCGAGCTGGGAGTCGGTGGCGTTGGAGGTGCAGTCGCGCAGTCCCTCCGCCGCCGCGCGGCTCACGCCCACCAGCTGCCGCCTCCGTTTCCGCCTCCTTCACCGTCGGTTCGCCGCCGTCGCCGACGAGGACGGAGGCGGGGAACCTGACCCAAACGCCGCCGTCTCCGACGCGTGGGTGGATGAGCTCAGGAAGTTGCGGGTCGCCGAGCTCCGCCGCGAGGTCGAGCGATACGATCTCTCGATCGG GTCATTGCAATCAAAGGTGAAACGGCTGAAGGAGGAACGAGAGAGGAGCCTCTCCGGCGAGACCACGCCGGCGTTCAAGGATGAACGGGAGACAGGGAACGAGTCGCCAGAGGAGGCTGGCGGTGAGAACGGCCTCTCCGGCGAGGCTTCCGCCCGGTCATGCAAGGAGTCCAACTCCTCAGATCTGAAGCCACCGCCGGGGCACGACTCTGGCGGTGCCGCCGCCGACGGCGACGCGGAGGCGAAGGATGAGCCGGCCGCCGGCGATATGGCCGCAAAGGATGAGgcctccggcgagtcggcggccgGGTCGAAGGAAGCCGACGCGGTGAAGGAGAGCAGCGACGTGCAGAGCTCGGCCAGCCCGTCCCATAAACGGCGTCGCCGGCTGCGGAAGGTAGGCGGTGGCGACTTGGCTTCCACGTCGGCGCCCGTGCCCCTCCCCGCCGCGGAGGCCGAGCCGCTCCTCGCCTTCCTCGAGTCGGTCCGGACCAGCAAGTCCGGCGCCGTGTTCGAGCGGCGGCTCGAGAGCCAG GAGAGCGGCAAGTACAAGGGCACCATCAGGCGCCACGTGGACCTGGAGATGATCGGATCCAGGCTGGAATCCGGTGGGGCCGCGGGCGGGCCGGACAGCGCTTGCTACGCGTCGGCCTCCGAGTTCTTCCGCGACCTGCTGCTGCTATGCGCCAACGCTCTCGTCTTCTTCCCGCGTGGCTCGCCAGAGCACGCCGCTGCGACCAGGACTCGCGCGCtcgtctccaagcgcatctccgcgACTCTCCAGAGGGACGGCCTCGAGACGGTGGGGAAAGCTGCTGCCCTGGTCGGCGGTGGCTCCTCGGCGGGcggcgccaagaaggccaaggcggaTGCTGAGGTCGCCGGTTCGCTCCTCGAGAAGGCCGCGCCGATCATTGTTTGCCGGAAGCGGAGCTCCATTGCGAAGGCTGCTGCTGCTAACAAGGAGAAAGTGGAGAAGGAGGACACGGATGAAGATGAGGAGTTCGACGAGGGAAAGAAGAAGGGAAACGCCAAGGACAAAGCCAGGGGTATGAGGACCAACAAGGGTCGGGCTCCTGTCAGGAACGCCGCTCCAAATCAGAAAACTGGGAAGGCTTTGGAGGGTGCCGCAGCTGACGAAAGGACGAAGAAATCTGACAAGATGGGTGGCAGCGGCAGCggtggcaaggcggcggcggcagcggcggcagcaggtGGCGTCATCAAGAAGCGGAATGCTGTGGACTTCCTGAAGCGGATGAAGCAGAACTCAGTGCCGTCAACGGAGAGAGTGTCGTTGCTAGAGACACTGAAACTCTCTGCGACAGAACAGAAGAAGGCTGCCAAGGCTGATGGCCGGAAAGAGCCGGGCAGCTCCTCGGGCTCCAAGAAGGCTGCCGAGACAGCGTCAGGAGGGAGGAGAAGCGTTGGCCGGCCGCCGAAACGGGCAGCTGCGCCTCCGACTCCTCCACCATCCAAGAGGGTGAAGGACGACCGGCCGACGAGGAAGCGCGGGAAAAAGTGA